The following proteins come from a genomic window of Candidatus Paceibacterota bacterium:
- the rsmH gene encoding 16S rRNA (cytosine(1402)-N(4))-methyltransferase RsmH, with translation MVNNSLHESVLKKEVIKYLSPKPNENFIDATFDGGGHSFEILKKTLPKGKILGIELDKELLEKTRKRLEQFEKRLVLVNDNFKNLKKIVDKTCPELNRRISGVLFDLGFSSWHIEKSERGFSFLRDELLDMRYEKRGITAMDIVNKWQKEDIEKILRIYGEERYSRKIAEKIIEERKKKPILKTTELVRIIEEVKPGKAKEKIHPATRTFQALRIKVNSELENIKKTLPQAVEILKPGGKIVIISFHSLEDRIVKNFLKGEKKVEILTKKSIKATSEEINKNPKSRSAKLRACIKK, from the coding sequence ATGGTAAATAATAGCTTACATGAGTCCGTCCTTAAAAAAGAAGTTATTAAATATTTAAGTCCAAAGCCCAATGAAAATTTTATAGATGCGACTTTTGACGGAGGAGGGCACAGCTTTGAAATTTTAAAAAAGACACTACCAAAAGGAAAAATATTGGGCATAGAGCTGGACAAAGAATTATTAGAAAAGACAAGAAAAAGATTAGAGCAGTTTGAAAAAAGATTAGTTTTAGTAAATGATAACTTTAAAAATTTAAAAAAGATTGTAGATAAAACTTGTCCTGAGTTGAATCGAAGGATATCTGGCGTACTTTTTGATCTAGGTTTTTCTTCCTGGCATATAGAAAAATCAGAGAGAGGATTTTCTTTTTTAAGAGATGAACTTTTAGACATGAGATATGAGAAGAGGGGAATAACTGCAATGGATATAGTAAATAAATGGCAGAAAGAAGATATAGAAAAGATTTTAAGGATTTACGGAGAAGAGAGATATTCAAGAAAAATTGCGGAAAAAATAATTGAAGAAAGGAAGAAAAAGCCAATTTTAAAAACAACAGAGCTTGTAAGGATTATCGAAGAAGTAAAACCAGGAAAGGCCAAAGAAAAAATTCATCCCGCTACAAGAACCTTCCAAGCATTAAGAATAAAGGTAAATAGTGAGCTTGAAAACATAAAAAAAACCTTACCGCAAGCAGTGGAAATTTTAAAACCAGGCGGTAAAATAGTTATCATTTCTTTTCATTCTCTTGAAGACAGAATCGTAAAAAATTTTTTAAAGGGAGAAAAGAAAGTTGAAATTTTAACGAAAAAATCAATAAAAGCGACAAGTGAAGAAATAAACAAAAATCCAAAATCACGAAGCGCTAAATTAAGAGCTTGCATTAAAAAATAA
- the mraZ gene encoding division/cell wall cluster transcriptional repressor MraZ yields the protein MFIGEYKYLIDEKKRLSIPSKFRRELGKKAIVTRGLDGCLFLYSPKEWEKLAEKLGKLPLGQADARGFQRTMLSGAMETSIDNLGRILIPDYLKKYASLKKKVVIVGLYNHIELWDETRWKQYQQKSEKEVGNMAERLSEIGGL from the coding sequence ATGTTTATCGGTGAATACAAATATTTAATAGATGAGAAAAAGAGATTATCAATCCCGTCTAAATTCAGACGTGAACTTGGAAAAAAAGCGATTGTGACAAGAGGGCTTGATGGATGTTTATTTTTGTATTCACCAAAAGAATGGGAAAAGCTTGCAGAGAAATTAGGAAAACTTCCTTTAGGCCAGGCAGACGCAAGGGGATTTCAACGAACAATGCTGTCGGGTGCGATGGAAACTTCGATTGATAATCTTGGCAGGATTTTAATTCCCGATTATCTTAAAAAATACGCAAGCCTAAAAAAGAAAGTAGTAATTGTTGGTCTTTATAATCATATAGAACTTTGGGATGAAACTAGGTGGAAACAGTATCAGCAAAAATCAGAAAAGGAAGTTGGAAATATGGCAGAAAGGTTATCTGAGATAGGGGGGCTTTAA
- a CDS encoding cohesin domain-containing protein, with protein MRNKKIFLIIITIATCILFFDVKTILAQPKAATLYIDPATGVYKEEQVFKVKIKVNTGGYRINSARGIINFPKEKLEILDIERGNSIFSLWDSSTHFSNYEGNISFGGGLPAPGFSGNSGEILEISFRAKSTGKVNLDFQEGSVLANDAKGTDILRDLEGAEYNLNKEKVPIPTKKKTEIKRVQAPQITTYPEKLSSTEVFFVEGKADSKLTIILYIEKEGVEPIIATIKVDSDNTWSYVHNRFLRPGKYHIYAKAKNEKGEISAPSKKITLTLERGGVVVLGKFIREEIIYGSIILFLSITLFILLTYFLYNLQKRAKKRMNLLKEIKEANDSVIDGFGLLKEEVSREMKALKDMDITKDHITEKEKEERQKLVNDLIEDLDLIEKIQNYIRKEIGDIEKVLPPIR; from the coding sequence ATGAGGAACAAAAAAATATTTTTAATAATCATTACGATAGCTACGTGTATTTTGTTTTTTGACGTAAAAACTATTCTTGCTCAACCAAAAGCAGCAACTTTATATATTGATCCTGCTACCGGTGTTTACAAAGAAGAGCAAGTATTTAAAGTAAAAATAAAAGTAAATACAGGAGGTTATAGAATAAACTCTGCAAGGGGAATAATTAATTTTCCGAAAGAAAAATTAGAAATTTTAGACATTGAAAGGGGTAATTCTATTTTCTCTTTATGGGATTCTTCAACTCATTTTTCAAATTACGAAGGAAATATAAGTTTCGGCGGGGGCTTGCCAGCCCCAGGATTTTCTGGTAATTCCGGAGAGATTTTAGAAATTTCTTTCAGGGCAAAATCAACTGGCAAAGTTAATCTTGATTTTCAGGAAGGTTCTGTTTTGGCAAACGACGCTAAGGGTACAGATATTTTAAGAGACCTTGAAGGAGCAGAATATAATTTAAATAAAGAAAAAGTGCCTATTCCTACTAAAAAGAAAACAGAAATAAAGAGGGTTCAAGCTCCTCAAATAACTACATATCCCGAAAAATTAAGTTCAACAGAAGTTTTTTTTGTTGAAGGAAAAGCAGATTCAAAATTAACCATAATTTTATATATAGAAAAAGAAGGGGTAGAACCAATTATAGCGACAATAAAAGTTGATTCAGATAATACCTGGTCTTATGTTCATAACAGGTTTTTGCGACCCGGTAAATATCATATTTATGCAAAAGCAAAAAACGAAAAGGGAGAGATTTCTGCACCGTCAAAAAAAATAACACTAACCCTAGAAAGAGGAGGTGTTGTTGTTTTGGGAAAATTTATAAGAGAAGAAATAATTTACGGAAGCATAATTTTATTTTTGTCCATTACCCTTTTTATTCTTCTTACTTATTTTCTCTATAATTTACAAAAACGTGCAAAAAAGAGAATGAATTTGTTAAAAGAAATAAAAGAAGCCAACGATAGTGTTATTGATGGTTTTGGACTTTTAAAAGAAGAAGTTAGTAGAGAAATGAAAGCTTTAAAAGATATGGATATTACAAAAGACCATATTACGGAAAAAGAGAAAGAAGAAAGACAAAAGTTAGTTAATGATTTAATAGAAGATCTCGATCTAATTGAAAAAATACAAAATTATATAAGAAAAGAGATTGGGGATATTGAAAAAGTTTTACCACCGATAAGATAG